A genome region from Mesorhizobium sp. B2-1-8 includes the following:
- a CDS encoding DUF680 domain-containing protein: MNKILIAAAAVLAISGSAFASDNYGSNGANQPAAAVDNSYTASVDKSAPANQEPVQHGADRNLFGNN, translated from the coding sequence ATGAACAAGATCCTTATTGCCGCCGCCGCCGTTCTGGCTATTTCCGGCAGCGCTTTTGCCAGCGACAACTATGGCTCCAACGGTGCCAACCAGCCTGCTGCCGCGGTGGACAACTCGTACACCGCTTCGGTCGACAAGTCGGCTCCTGCCAACCAGGAGCCCGTCCAGCACGGCGCCGATCGCAACCTGTTCGGCAACAACTAA
- a CDS encoding ABC transporter substrate-binding protein: protein MKKMLLLGVASAAFALSAPAHADLKFKPGEDQRFHWANYEDLKKIDLKGETLSIFGPWRGEDETLVRSVLDYFSEATGAEVKYSSSENYEQQIVIDTQAGSPPNIAVLPQPGLIQDLASKGVLTPLGDDVAAWVKENYAAGDSWAKLGTYTGKDGKSGFYAFPYKIDVKGLVWYSPDNFQEAGYKVPKTQEELAELEKKIIADGGTPWCIGLGSGGATGWPATDWVEDIMLRTQPPEVYDKWVKNEIPFTDPAVVNAIDIFGKIATDDKMVDGGAKAVAATDFRDSPKGLFTVPPKCYMHHQASFIPSFFPEGTKLGQDADFFPYPPYASKPELGTPLEVAGTLVMITKDSKASREFIKFLQMPLAHELWMAQKSFVTPFKGANKDAYGSDALKKQGEILVDATTVRFDGSDLMPGKVGAGSFWTGMIDLVGGKSAQDVATDIQKSWDAIK from the coding sequence ATGAAGAAAATGCTTTTGCTGGGCGTTGCGTCTGCCGCATTCGCCCTGAGCGCGCCCGCGCACGCCGACTTGAAGTTCAAGCCCGGCGAGGACCAGCGCTTTCACTGGGCGAATTATGAAGACCTCAAGAAAATCGACCTCAAGGGCGAGACCCTGTCGATCTTCGGACCGTGGCGCGGCGAGGACGAGACGCTTGTCCGGTCGGTACTCGATTATTTCTCCGAAGCCACCGGCGCAGAGGTCAAATATTCCTCCTCCGAGAATTACGAGCAGCAGATCGTCATCGACACCCAGGCCGGCAGCCCGCCCAACATCGCCGTCCTGCCGCAGCCGGGCCTCATCCAGGACCTTGCTTCCAAGGGTGTGCTGACCCCGCTTGGCGACGACGTCGCGGCCTGGGTCAAGGAGAATTACGCCGCCGGTGACTCCTGGGCCAAGCTCGGCACCTATACGGGCAAGGACGGCAAGTCGGGCTTCTATGCCTTTCCCTACAAGATCGACGTGAAGGGGCTGGTCTGGTACTCGCCCGACAATTTCCAGGAAGCCGGCTACAAGGTTCCGAAGACGCAGGAAGAGCTCGCCGAACTCGAGAAGAAGATCATCGCCGATGGCGGCACGCCGTGGTGCATCGGGCTTGGTTCGGGCGGCGCGACCGGCTGGCCGGCGACCGACTGGGTCGAGGACATCATGCTGCGCACGCAGCCGCCCGAAGTCTACGACAAGTGGGTGAAGAACGAGATCCCGTTCACCGATCCGGCAGTGGTCAACGCCATCGACATCTTCGGCAAGATCGCCACCGACGACAAGATGGTCGACGGCGGCGCCAAGGCGGTGGCGGCGACCGACTTCCGCGACAGCCCGAAGGGCCTCTTCACCGTGCCGCCGAAATGCTACATGCACCACCAGGCATCGTTCATCCCCTCCTTCTTCCCCGAGGGCACAAAGCTCGGCCAGGATGCGGACTTCTTCCCCTACCCGCCCTACGCCTCCAAGCCGGAACTGGGAACGCCGCTGGAAGTGGCCGGAACGCTGGTGATGATCACCAAGGATTCCAAGGCGTCGCGCGAATTCATCAAGTTCCTGCAGATGCCGCTCGCGCATGAATTGTGGATGGCGCAGAAGAGCTTCGTCACCCCCTTCAAGGGGGCCAACAAGGACGCCTATGGCAGCGATGCGCTGAAGAAGCAGGGCGAGATCCTGGTCGACGCCACGACGGTCCGCTTCGACGGCTCCGACCTGATGCCCGGCAAGGTCGGCGCCGGGTCCTTCTGGACCGGCATGATCGACCTGGTCGGCGGCAAGTCCGCCCAGGACGTCGCCACCGACATCCAGAAGAGCTGGGACGCCATCAAGTAG
- a CDS encoding alpha-ketoglutarate-dependent dioxygenase AlkB family protein, which translates to MLVLPKGVRHMPGHLSRAVQETLVEEVRSIVQQAPLFVPAMPRTGKEMSVRMTNCGPLGWVTDKERGYRYQPTHPLTGEPWPPIPDSLLDLWRQVSGYPNPPQACLINFYTADAKMGLHQDRDEAEFSAPVVSVSLGDDCLFRVGQTTRDGATKSFRLKSGDVVVLGGEGRLAFHGVDRIYPSTSTLLKNGGRINLTLRRVTKPE; encoded by the coding sequence ATGCTCGTTCTGCCCAAGGGCGTCCGCCACATGCCGGGCCATCTGTCCCGCGCCGTCCAGGAGACGCTGGTCGAGGAGGTGAGGAGCATCGTCCAGCAAGCGCCGCTGTTCGTGCCGGCCATGCCGCGGACCGGCAAGGAGATGAGCGTGCGCATGACCAATTGCGGTCCGCTCGGCTGGGTCACCGACAAGGAACGCGGCTATCGCTACCAGCCGACGCATCCACTGACCGGAGAGCCGTGGCCGCCCATCCCAGACAGCCTGCTCGATCTGTGGCGGCAGGTATCGGGCTATCCGAATCCACCGCAGGCCTGCCTGATCAATTTCTACACGGCCGACGCGAAGATGGGCCTGCATCAGGATCGCGACGAGGCCGAGTTCTCGGCACCGGTCGTCTCGGTCTCGCTGGGCGACGACTGCCTGTTCAGGGTTGGCCAGACAACGCGCGATGGCGCCACCAAATCGTTCAGGCTGAAGAGCGGCGATGTCGTCGTGCTTGGCGGCGAGGGCCGTCTTGCCTTCCATGGCGTCGACCGCATCTACCCTTCGACCTCGACGCTGCTCAAGAACGGTGGCAGGATCAATCTGACGCTGCGGCGGGTGACGAAGCCTGAGTGA
- a CDS encoding ABC transporter ATP-binding protein — MADVNLRQVKKSYGNLNILHGIDLDIKSGEFIVFVGPSGCGKSTLLRSIAGLEEITAGELRIDGQVVNDVPPSKRGIAMVFQSYALYPHMTVYDNMAFSMKIGKESKAEIDKRVRQAAEILQLTKYLDRLPKAMSGGQRQRVAIGRAIVRNPKVFLFDEPLSNLDAALRVATRIEIAKLKESMPNTTMIYVTHDQVEAMTLADRIVVLKDGHIEQVGTPMELYKNPGNLFVAQFIGSPAMNILPATVDKTGNPTIISHVGGRKATVPIATPASAKGAAVSFGVRPEDLAIASGSDYLFEGTVDYLEQLGEVQLVYIDIGRADLPLVTKLPGNVEVKRGSTLRLTANAGDLHIFDADGRSFALHEAEAKAA; from the coding sequence ATGGCCGATGTCAATTTGAGGCAAGTGAAGAAGTCCTACGGCAATCTCAACATTCTCCACGGCATCGACCTCGACATCAAATCGGGCGAGTTCATCGTCTTCGTCGGTCCGTCGGGCTGCGGCAAGTCGACCTTGCTGCGCTCGATCGCCGGGCTCGAGGAGATCACGGCGGGTGAACTCAGGATCGACGGCCAGGTGGTCAACGACGTGCCTCCGTCGAAGCGCGGCATCGCCATGGTGTTCCAGTCCTACGCGCTCTATCCGCACATGACCGTCTACGACAACATGGCCTTCTCGATGAAGATCGGCAAGGAAAGCAAGGCCGAGATCGACAAGCGGGTGCGGCAGGCAGCCGAGATCCTGCAGCTGACCAAATATCTCGACCGCCTGCCCAAGGCGATGTCGGGCGGCCAGCGCCAGCGTGTCGCCATCGGCCGCGCCATCGTGCGCAATCCGAAAGTGTTCCTGTTCGACGAGCCGCTGTCGAACCTTGACGCGGCACTGCGCGTCGCCACGCGCATCGAGATCGCCAAGCTCAAGGAATCCATGCCCAACACGACCATGATCTACGTCACGCACGACCAGGTCGAGGCGATGACGCTGGCCGACCGCATCGTCGTGCTCAAGGACGGCCACATCGAGCAGGTCGGCACGCCGATGGAGCTCTACAAGAACCCCGGCAACCTCTTCGTCGCCCAGTTCATCGGCTCGCCGGCCATGAACATCCTGCCGGCGACGGTCGACAAGACGGGCAACCCAACCATCATCAGCCATGTCGGCGGACGCAAGGCGACGGTACCGATCGCGACGCCTGCCTCGGCAAAGGGAGCGGCGGTCAGCTTCGGCGTGCGGCCGGAAGATCTCGCGATCGCCAGTGGTAGCGACTATCTGTTCGAGGGGACGGTCGATTATCTCGAGCAGCTCGGCGAGGTCCAGCTGGTCTATATCGACATCGGCCGGGCCGACCTGCCGCTGGTGACCAAGTTGCCGGGCAATGTCGAGGTCAAGCGCGGCTCGACGTTGCGGCTGACCGCCAATGCCGGCGACCTTCATATCTTCGATGCGGATGGACGGTCGTTCGCGCTGCACGAAGCGGAAGCAAAAGCCGCCTGA
- the arfB gene encoding alternative ribosome rescue aminoacyl-tRNA hydrolase ArfB: MPIDDDIIISGEAVIRPGDLHEDFIRSSGPGGQNVNKVATAVQLRFDAQNAEGLSERVRERTIKLAGQRATKDGVIVIEAGRFRTQEQNRADARARLAALVAKAAEPPPPPRKKTRPSKGAVERRLKSKAGRGTIKKLRGRVEND; the protein is encoded by the coding sequence ATGCCGATCGACGACGACATCATCATATCGGGCGAAGCCGTGATCCGCCCGGGCGACCTGCACGAGGATTTCATCCGCTCGTCCGGTCCCGGCGGCCAGAACGTCAACAAGGTGGCGACGGCGGTGCAGCTTCGCTTCGACGCGCAAAACGCGGAGGGTCTGTCGGAGCGCGTGCGCGAGCGGACCATAAAACTTGCCGGCCAGCGCGCCACCAAGGACGGTGTCATCGTCATCGAGGCCGGACGCTTCCGCACGCAGGAACAGAACCGCGCCGATGCGCGGGCGAGGCTCGCGGCACTGGTGGCCAAGGCTGCCGAACCACCGCCGCCGCCGCGCAAGAAGACACGGCCGTCGAAAGGCGCGGTCGAGCGGCGGCTGAAGAGCAAGGCGGGACGCGGCACGATCAAGAAGCTGCGCGGCCGGGTGGAAAACGATTAG
- a CDS encoding carbohydrate ABC transporter permease, which yields MAVATGNSFASRFGVHIAVLVFVVIWTIPTLGILVSSLRDKDQIIASGWWNSFASSSQTEAGRLPPASAQTQKDGKFVLEGNIFGDGAKRNISAFGVKAAAPTQYPAGTSADLGDGVTLQVNADGSFVMASPKAFEGDRGQRVYYASSAPPKFTPDNYQTVLFSEGIGRSFMNSLTVTIPATVIPILIAAFAAYALAWMRFPGRALLIAVIIGLLVVPLQMSLIPLLRLYNGVGTFFGVPSKTYLGIWLAHTGFGLPFAIYLLRSYIAGLPREIMESARIDGASDFEIFVKIVLPLSFPVLASFAIFQFLWVWNDLLVAMVFLGTAPDQIVLTAKLNALLGSRGGNWEILTTSAFITIIVPLIVFFSLQRYFVRGLLAGSVKGG from the coding sequence ATGGCCGTCGCGACCGGAAATTCCTTCGCCAGCCGTTTCGGCGTCCATATCGCGGTGCTCGTCTTCGTGGTGATCTGGACCATCCCCACGCTCGGCATCCTCGTCTCGTCGCTGCGCGACAAGGACCAGATCATCGCCTCGGGCTGGTGGAATTCCTTCGCCAGTTCCAGCCAGACCGAGGCTGGGCGCCTGCCGCCCGCCTCCGCGCAGACCCAGAAGGACGGCAAGTTCGTCCTCGAGGGCAACATCTTCGGCGACGGCGCCAAGCGCAACATCAGCGCCTTCGGCGTCAAGGCGGCAGCACCTACACAATATCCGGCCGGCACATCGGCCGACCTCGGTGACGGCGTGACCCTGCAGGTCAATGCCGACGGCAGCTTCGTCATGGCATCGCCCAAGGCCTTCGAAGGCGATCGCGGCCAGCGCGTCTACTACGCCTCGTCGGCGCCGCCGAAATTCACCCCCGACAACTACCAGACCGTGCTGTTCTCCGAAGGCATCGGCCGCTCCTTCATGAATTCGCTGACGGTCACCATACCGGCGACGGTGATCCCGATCCTGATAGCGGCCTTTGCCGCCTACGCGCTGGCCTGGATGCGGTTTCCCGGACGCGCCTTGCTGATAGCGGTCATCATCGGCCTCCTGGTGGTGCCGCTGCAGATGTCGCTGATCCCGCTGCTCAGGCTCTACAACGGCGTCGGCACTTTCTTCGGCGTGCCGTCCAAGACCTATCTCGGCATCTGGCTGGCGCATACCGGCTTCGGCCTGCCCTTCGCCATCTATCTGCTTCGGAGCTATATTGCCGGCCTGCCGCGCGAGATCATGGAATCGGCGCGCATCGACGGCGCCAGCGATTTCGAGATCTTCGTCAAGATCGTGCTGCCGCTGTCCTTCCCGGTGCTTGCCTCCTTCGCCATCTTCCAATTCCTGTGGGTATGGAACGATCTCCTGGTGGCAATGGTTTTCCTCGGAACCGCGCCCGACCAGATCGTGCTGACGGCCAAGCTCAATGCGCTGCTCGGCTCGCGTGGCGGCAACTGGGAGATCCTGACGACATCGGCCTTCATCACCATCATCGTGCCGCTGATCGTCTTCTTCTCGCTGCAGCGCTATTTCGTCCGCGGGCTGCTGGCCGGCTCGGTGAAAGGAGGTTGA
- a CDS encoding aromatic ring-hydroxylating oxygenase subunit alpha: protein MDARNDMLRLLNSRKQGFSLEQPFYTDPDYFKLDMELIWYRDWLFIGHDCELPKPGSFITVQIGDYPVVLVRDQQGKINAFHNSCRHRGSRVCNTDKGMAAKLVCPYHQWTYELDGRLLFARQMADGFDKSQFGLKPVACESVAGYVFICLAKEPADFAPMRAMIEPYLKPHRLSEAKIAFESTIIEKGNWKLVWENNRECYHCAGNHPELCKTFPEAPTVTGVQGADSDPEMLAHWAKCEAAGLPSKFRIDPAGQYRATRAPLLRDAQSYTMTGKRAVKKNLSDSVSADRIGTLMHYHYPTTWNHILIDHAVTFRVLPVSATETAVTTKWLVHKDAVEGVDYDLAELTHVWTETNDQDRRIVEENAFGILSPAYEPGPYSELHEGGVIQFVDWYARFIGPRLAEGGRPALRSVA from the coding sequence ATGGACGCGCGCAACGACATGCTGAGGCTCTTGAACAGCCGCAAACAAGGCTTTTCGCTGGAACAGCCCTTTTACACCGACCCGGACTACTTCAAGCTGGACATGGAGCTGATCTGGTATCGCGACTGGCTGTTCATCGGCCATGATTGCGAGTTGCCCAAGCCGGGCAGCTTCATCACCGTGCAGATCGGCGATTATCCGGTCGTGCTGGTGCGCGATCAGCAGGGCAAGATCAACGCCTTCCATAATTCCTGCCGCCATCGCGGCAGCCGCGTCTGCAACACCGACAAGGGCATGGCCGCCAAACTGGTCTGTCCCTATCACCAGTGGACCTACGAGCTCGACGGCCGGCTGCTGTTCGCCCGCCAGATGGCCGATGGGTTCGACAAGAGCCAGTTCGGGCTGAAGCCGGTCGCCTGCGAAAGCGTCGCCGGCTATGTCTTCATCTGCCTGGCCAAGGAGCCCGCCGACTTCGCGCCGATGCGGGCGATGATCGAGCCCTATCTGAAGCCGCACCGGCTCAGCGAGGCCAAGATCGCCTTCGAGAGCACGATCATCGAGAAGGGCAACTGGAAGCTGGTCTGGGAAAACAACCGCGAATGCTATCATTGTGCGGGCAATCATCCGGAGCTGTGCAAGACCTTCCCGGAAGCACCGACCGTGACCGGCGTGCAAGGGGCCGACAGCGATCCGGAGATGCTGGCGCACTGGGCGAAATGCGAGGCTGCTGGCCTACCCAGCAAATTCCGCATCGACCCGGCCGGGCAATACCGCGCCACCCGCGCGCCGCTGCTGCGCGATGCCCAGAGCTACACGATGACCGGCAAGCGGGCGGTGAAGAAGAACCTGTCCGACAGCGTTTCGGCCGACCGGATCGGCACGCTGATGCACTATCACTACCCGACAACCTGGAATCATATCCTCATCGACCATGCCGTCACCTTCCGCGTGCTGCCGGTCAGCGCCACGGAGACGGCGGTGACGACCAAATGGCTGGTACACAAGGATGCGGTCGAGGGCGTCGACTACGATCTCGCCGAACTCACCCATGTCTGGACCGAAACCAACGACCAGGATCGCCGCATCGTCGAAGAGAACGCCTTCGGTATCCTATCGCCCGCTTACGAGCCCGGCCCCTATTCCGAGCTGCATGAGGGCGGTGTGATCCAGTTCGTCGACTGGTATGCCCGCTTCATCGGACCGCGCCTTGCCGAAGGTGGCCGGCCTGCGCTGCGCAGCGTCGCATGA
- a CDS encoding hybrid-cluster NAD(P)-dependent oxidoreductase, with the protein MTDLGLYRHLDQMAPWNDRLQVLEVTGVSDEAPDVKTFTFRSDNQTWFRYKPGQFVTLELPTPDGPLMRTYTLSSSPSRPFSIAVTVKAQAGSVGTRWMFDHLAPGSHVKAYGPGGDFSLHSHPAAKYLFVSAGSGVTPMMSMLRWLNDCAPWTDVGFVNCARRPEEIIFRKELELLGGHMPGLSLGFMIEERSSREGWYGHMGRIDAIRLPLLAPDFREREIFCCGPDPFMRAVRGMLEAAGFDMTKYHQESFAAPTVEEIPAPFAAPAQDGVAIPVEAATPIRFALSDVDAECVAGQTVLQTARASGVRIPAACEFGLCGTCKVKKVSGSVEMSHNGGILDHEVDDGFILACCSKPLSALEIEA; encoded by the coding sequence ATGACCGACCTTGGCCTTTATCGTCATCTCGACCAGATGGCGCCCTGGAACGACAGGCTGCAGGTGCTGGAAGTGACCGGCGTCAGCGACGAGGCGCCGGACGTGAAGACCTTCACCTTCCGGTCCGACAACCAGACCTGGTTCCGCTACAAGCCAGGCCAGTTCGTGACGCTGGAACTGCCGACGCCGGACGGCCCGCTGATGCGCACCTACACGCTGTCGTCCTCGCCGTCGCGGCCGTTCTCGATCGCGGTGACGGTGAAGGCGCAAGCGGGCAGCGTCGGCACACGCTGGATGTTCGATCACCTGGCGCCGGGCTCGCACGTCAAGGCCTATGGACCAGGCGGCGACTTTTCACTGCACAGCCATCCGGCGGCGAAGTATCTGTTCGTCTCGGCCGGTTCCGGCGTGACGCCGATGATGTCGATGCTGCGCTGGCTGAACGACTGCGCGCCATGGACCGATGTCGGCTTCGTCAACTGCGCGCGGCGCCCGGAAGAGATCATCTTTCGCAAGGAGCTCGAGCTGCTCGGTGGCCATATGCCGGGCCTGTCGCTCGGCTTCATGATCGAGGAGCGGTCGAGCCGCGAGGGCTGGTACGGCCATATGGGCCGCATCGACGCCATCCGGCTGCCGCTCCTGGCACCCGATTTCCGCGAACGCGAAATCTTCTGCTGCGGCCCAGATCCCTTCATGCGCGCCGTGCGCGGCATGCTGGAAGCCGCCGGCTTCGACATGACAAAGTACCATCAGGAGAGCTTTGCCGCACCGACCGTGGAGGAAATCCCGGCGCCGTTCGCGGCGCCGGCGCAGGACGGTGTGGCTATCCCCGTCGAAGCCGCGACGCCGATCCGATTCGCGCTTTCGGATGTCGACGCCGAATGCGTCGCCGGCCAGACCGTGCTGCAGACGGCGCGTGCCTCGGGCGTGCGGATACCGGCGGCCTGCGAATTCGGCCTGTGCGGAACCTGCAAGGTGAAGAAAGTCTCCGGCAGCGTCGAGATGAGCCACAATGGCGGCATCCTCGATCATGAGGTCGACGATGGCTTCATCCTGGCCTGTTGTTCCAAGCCATTGTCGGCGCTGGAAATCGAGGCTTGA
- a CDS encoding DUF680 domain-containing protein, translating to MKKIVLTAAALLAISGSAFAGSDNYGANQPASAVDSSYTASTSTKTSEPVAQAPAQGSDRNLFGR from the coding sequence ATGAAAAAGATTGTTCTCACTGCCGCCGCCCTTCTGGCGATTTCCGGCAGCGCCTTCGCTGGTAGCGACAATTACGGTGCCAATCAGCCCGCATCAGCCGTGGACAGCTCGTACACCGCTTCCACCTCCACCAAGACGTCGGAGCCGGTTGCTCAGGCGCCTGCTCAGGGCAGCGATCGCAACCTCTTCGGTCGCTAA
- a CDS encoding DUF680 domain-containing protein produces MKKIVLTAAALLIAAGGAYAGNDNVGGTDINKQATVNVDTSHTGSIRNSDSPVYKLLNSSGDVQKPAHQGADRNLFGNN; encoded by the coding sequence ATGAAAAAGATTGTTCTTACCGCCGCCGCTCTTCTGATTGCCGCTGGCGGCGCCTATGCCGGCAACGACAACGTTGGCGGCACCGACATCAACAAGCAGGCGACCGTCAACGTCGATACGTCGCATACGGGTTCGATCCGCAACAGCGACTCGCCCGTCTACAAGCTGCTCAATTCGTCCGGCGACGTGCAGAAGCCGGCGCATCAGGGTGCTGATCGCAATCTCTTCGGCAACAACTAA
- a CDS encoding carbohydrate ABC transporter permease, whose product MAAQIFSAIFVIIIGVGGCVAYFWGANKLLDLIFPARGVSGTAAVNNLRRQGLVRPWLFVGPALIILTIYLIYPVIATLWLSFFDRGGTSFAGFANYEWALRDPDLRNAILNNILWLAVVPAACTFLGLIIAVLTDKIWWGTIAKSLIFLPLAISFVGASVIWKFIYEYRGDGQIQIGLLNAIIQHFGGQPQVWISLPFWNNFFLMIILIWIQTGFAMVILSSALRGIPEETLEAAVIDGANPFQIFWKIMVPQIWGTIAVVWTTITILVLKVFDIVLTMTNGQWNSQVLANLMFDWMFRGGGDFGRGATIAIIIMIAVIPIMIWNIRQANKETGGH is encoded by the coding sequence ATGGCGGCTCAGATTTTCTCGGCAATATTCGTCATCATCATCGGCGTCGGTGGCTGTGTCGCCTATTTCTGGGGCGCCAACAAACTGCTCGACCTGATCTTCCCAGCGCGTGGGGTGTCCGGGACGGCCGCCGTCAACAATCTGCGCCGGCAGGGACTGGTGCGGCCCTGGCTGTTCGTGGGTCCGGCGCTGATCATCCTGACCATCTACCTGATCTATCCGGTGATCGCGACGCTGTGGCTGTCTTTCTTCGACCGCGGCGGCACGAGTTTCGCGGGGTTCGCCAACTACGAATGGGCGCTGCGCGATCCGGATCTGCGAAACGCGATCCTGAACAACATCCTTTGGCTGGCGGTGGTGCCGGCGGCCTGCACCTTCCTCGGCCTGATCATCGCCGTGCTCACCGACAAGATATGGTGGGGCACGATCGCCAAGAGCCTGATCTTCCTGCCACTGGCCATCTCCTTCGTCGGCGCCAGCGTGATCTGGAAGTTCATCTACGAATATCGTGGCGACGGCCAGATCCAGATCGGCCTGCTCAACGCCATCATCCAGCATTTCGGCGGCCAGCCGCAGGTCTGGATATCACTGCCGTTCTGGAACAACTTCTTCCTGATGATCATCCTGATCTGGATCCAGACCGGTTTCGCCATGGTCATCCTGTCCTCGGCGCTGCGCGGCATCCCCGAAGAAACGCTGGAAGCGGCGGTCATAGACGGCGCCAACCCGTTCCAGATCTTCTGGAAGATCATGGTGCCGCAGATCTGGGGCACCATCGCGGTGGTGTGGACCACCATCACCATCCTGGTGCTGAAAGTGTTCGACATCGTCTTGACCATGACCAACGGTCAATGGAACAGCCAGGTGCTGGCCAATCTGATGTTCGACTGGATGTTCCGCGGCGGCGGCGACTTCGGCCGCGGCGCGACCATTGCCATCATCATCATGATCGCGGTCATTCCAATCATGATCTGGAACATCCGCCAGGCCAACAAAGAGACGGGAGGGCACTGA
- a CDS encoding alpha-glucosidase family protein, producing MQSALKATSKPDPAVDRDWWRGAVIYQIYPRSYQDSNDDGIGDLKGIIGRLPYIAALGADAIWISPFFKSPMKDFGYDVSDYCDVDPMFGTLADFDALTAEAHRLGLKVMIDEVLSHTADIHPWFGESRSSRTNPKADWYVWADARPDGTPPNNWLSIFGGSAWQWDTSRQQYYLHNFLAEQPDLNFHSRQVQDALLDVTRFWLERGVDGFRLDTINFYFHSQGLENNPPLPPEERNDQTAPAVNPYNYQDHIYDKSRPENLAFLERFRALLDEYPATAAVGEVGDSQRGLDVVAAYTAGGKRVHMCYSFDFLAPEKISAAKVRSVLEAFGRVASDGWSCWAFSNHDVMRPASRWAADEADPTAYLKVISALLMSLRGSVCIYQGEELGLGEADLRFEDLQDPYGIRFWPEFKGRDGCRTPMVWDGSARNGGFSQAKPWLPVPAKHLSKAVNVQQGDQTSLLEHYRRFLAFRRAHPALAKGDITFIESQGDTVAFTRRAGNEEVVCVFNLAAAPAKVDLGNRTLQPLAGHGFSGQASTGSVELGGYGAWFGRID from the coding sequence ATGCAATCGGCTTTGAAGGCGACTTCGAAACCAGACCCCGCCGTCGACCGCGACTGGTGGCGGGGCGCGGTGATCTACCAGATCTATCCGCGCAGCTATCAGGACTCCAATGACGACGGCATCGGCGACCTAAAGGGCATCATCGGCAGGCTGCCCTACATTGCCGCTCTTGGCGCGGATGCCATCTGGATCTCGCCGTTCTTCAAATCGCCAATGAAGGATTTCGGCTACGACGTCTCGGATTATTGCGACGTCGACCCGATGTTCGGCACGCTGGCGGATTTCGACGCCCTGACGGCGGAGGCACACCGGCTGGGTCTCAAGGTGATGATCGACGAGGTGCTGTCGCACACCGCCGACATCCATCCCTGGTTTGGGGAAAGCCGCTCCAGCCGCACCAATCCGAAGGCCGACTGGTATGTCTGGGCGGACGCAAGGCCCGACGGCACGCCGCCCAACAATTGGCTGTCGATCTTCGGCGGCTCGGCCTGGCAATGGGACACCAGCCGCCAGCAATACTACCTGCACAATTTCCTGGCCGAGCAGCCGGACCTCAACTTTCATAGCCGCCAGGTCCAGGACGCGCTGCTCGACGTCACCCGCTTCTGGCTGGAGCGCGGCGTCGACGGCTTCCGCCTCGACACGATCAATTTCTACTTCCACAGCCAGGGGCTGGAAAACAACCCGCCGCTGCCGCCGGAAGAGCGCAACGACCAGACGGCGCCGGCGGTCAACCCCTACAACTACCAGGATCATATCTACGACAAGAGCCGGCCGGAGAACCTCGCCTTCCTCGAGCGCTTCCGGGCGCTGCTCGACGAGTATCCGGCCACCGCCGCGGTCGGCGAAGTCGGCGATTCGCAGCGCGGGCTGGACGTGGTCGCCGCCTATACCGCCGGCGGCAAGCGCGTGCATATGTGCTATTCCTTCGACTTCCTGGCGCCGGAAAAGATCAGCGCCGCCAAGGTCCGCTCGGTGCTGGAAGCTTTTGGCAGGGTGGCCAGCGACGGCTGGTCGTGCTGGGCGTTTTCCAACCATGACGTGATGCGCCCGGCTTCGCGCTGGGCCGCCGACGAAGCCGACCCGACCGCTTATCTCAAGGTCATCTCGGCATTGCTGATGTCGTTGCGCGGCTCGGTCTGCATCTACCAGGGCGAAGAACTCGGGCTCGGCGAGGCCGATCTGCGCTTCGAGGACCTGCAGGACCCCTATGGCATTCGCTTCTGGCCCGAATTCAAGGGCCGTGACGGCTGCCGCACGCCCATGGTATGGGATGGCAGCGCCAGGAATGGCGGCTTCTCCCAGGCAAAGCCCTGGCTGCCGGTGCCAGCCAAGCATCTGTCAAAGGCGGTCAACGTGCAGCAAGGTGACCAAACCTCGCTGCTCGAGCATTACCGGCGCTTTCTCGCCTTCCGCCGCGCCCATCCGGCACTGGCCAAGGGCGACATCACCTTCATCGAAAGCCAGGGCGACACCGTCGCTTTCACGCGCCGGGCGGGCAATGAGGAGGTCGTCTGCGTCTTCAATCTGGCTGCCGCGCCGGCGAAGGTTGACCTCGGCAACCGAACCCTGCAACCTTTGGCGGGACACGGGTTTTCCGGGCAGGCAAGCACCGGTTCGGTCGAGCTCGGCGGCTACGGCGCCTGGTTCGGGCGCATAGACTGA